One window from the genome of [Mycobacterium] stephanolepidis encodes:
- the ftsH gene encoding ATP-dependent zinc metalloprotease FtsH, translating into MNRTNVFRTLGVIVVVLLLGWSFFYFGDDTRGYKPVDTTVAIKQIDTDNVKSARIDDREQQLRLDLKSGNGDTEGKDKVITKYPTGYGVPLLEKLNGKGAAVSTTVNQGSILGSLLLYLLPVILLVVLFFAFSRMQSGGRGMGFGFGKSRAKQLSKDMPKTTFADVAGVDEAVEELYEIKDFLQNPSRYQALGAKIPRGVLLYGPPGTGKTLLARAVSGEAGVPFFTISGSDFVEMFVGVGASRVRDLFEQAKQNSPCIIFVDEIDAVGRQRGAGLGGGHDEREQTLNQLLVEMDGFGDRQGVILIAATNRPDILDPALLRPGRFDRQIPVSSPDLAGRKAVLKVHSAGKPFGPDVDFDGLAKRTVGMSGADLANVINEAALLTARENGTVITAAALEESVDRVVGGPRRKGRIISEHEKKITAYHEAGHTLAAWAMPDIERVYKVTILARGRTGGHAIAVPEDDKGLATRSEMIAQLVFAMGGRAAEELVFREPTTGAVSDIEQATKKARAMVTEFGMSAKLGAVRYGTEHGDPFLGRTMGTQPDYSHEVAREIDEEVRNLIEAAHTEAWAILTEYRDVLDTLAGELLEKETVVRKDLEEIFKDVQRRPRLTMFDDFGGRIPSDKPPIKTPGELAIERGEPWPPPVPEPAFKKAIAEQAAAAVPTNGAPSVPNGQGGQPVPPGSHPGQPSGTNYGAPAGWYAPGWPPQGQPPYPQPGYPPQGHAPYPPHVPQPYPYPVPTPHQQPAPDEGSESKS; encoded by the coding sequence ATGAACCGGACAAACGTGTTTCGCACCCTGGGCGTCATCGTGGTGGTGCTGCTGCTGGGGTGGTCGTTCTTCTACTTCGGCGACGACACCCGAGGTTACAAACCCGTGGACACCACGGTCGCGATCAAGCAGATCGACACCGACAACGTCAAGAGCGCTCGCATCGACGACCGTGAGCAGCAGCTGCGACTGGACCTCAAGTCCGGCAACGGTGATACCGAGGGCAAGGACAAGGTCATCACCAAGTACCCGACCGGGTACGGAGTGCCGCTGCTGGAGAAGCTGAACGGCAAGGGCGCGGCCGTCAGTACGACGGTGAACCAGGGCAGCATCCTGGGATCGCTGCTGCTGTACCTACTGCCGGTGATCCTGCTGGTGGTGCTGTTCTTCGCGTTCAGCCGCATGCAGTCCGGTGGACGTGGCATGGGCTTCGGTTTCGGTAAGTCACGGGCCAAGCAGCTGTCCAAAGACATGCCGAAGACGACCTTCGCCGACGTGGCCGGGGTCGACGAGGCTGTGGAAGAGCTCTACGAGATCAAGGATTTCCTGCAGAACCCGTCGCGGTATCAGGCGCTCGGGGCGAAGATCCCGCGCGGTGTGCTGCTCTATGGCCCGCCGGGTACCGGTAAGACGCTGCTGGCCCGCGCGGTCTCCGGCGAGGCCGGAGTGCCGTTCTTCACCATCTCCGGTTCGGATTTCGTGGAAATGTTTGTGGGCGTGGGTGCTTCGCGCGTACGTGACCTGTTTGAGCAGGCCAAGCAGAACAGCCCCTGCATCATCTTCGTCGACGAGATCGACGCCGTGGGCCGGCAGCGCGGTGCGGGTCTGGGAGGCGGGCACGACGAGCGCGAGCAGACCCTCAACCAGCTGTTGGTCGAGATGGACGGCTTCGGCGACCGGCAGGGCGTCATCCTCATCGCCGCGACCAACCGTCCCGACATCCTTGACCCGGCGCTACTGCGCCCCGGTCGTTTTGACCGGCAGATCCCGGTGTCGAGCCCCGATCTGGCCGGTCGCAAGGCCGTGCTCAAGGTCCATTCTGCGGGCAAGCCGTTCGGTCCGGACGTCGACTTCGACGGGTTGGCCAAGCGCACCGTGGGCATGTCCGGTGCCGACCTGGCCAATGTCATCAACGAGGCCGCGCTGCTCACCGCACGTGAGAACGGCACCGTCATCACTGCCGCGGCGCTGGAGGAATCCGTCGACCGGGTTGTCGGCGGTCCGCGCCGCAAGGGGCGCATCATCAGCGAGCACGAAAAGAAAATCACCGCCTATCACGAGGCCGGGCACACCCTGGCGGCGTGGGCGATGCCGGATATCGAGCGGGTGTACAAGGTCACCATCCTGGCGCGCGGGCGCACGGGCGGGCATGCCATCGCGGTACCCGAGGACGACAAGGGTCTGGCCACCAGGTCCGAGATGATTGCGCAGCTGGTGTTCGCCATGGGCGGCCGTGCCGCCGAGGAACTCGTGTTCCGCGAGCCGACCACCGGCGCGGTGTCCGATATCGAGCAGGCCACCAAGAAGGCTCGCGCCATGGTCACGGAGTTCGGCATGAGCGCCAAGCTCGGCGCCGTGCGCTACGGCACCGAACACGGCGACCCTTTCCTGGGACGAACCATGGGCACGCAGCCGGACTACTCCCATGAGGTTGCTCGCGAAATCGATGAGGAGGTGCGCAATCTCATCGAAGCCGCGCATACCGAGGCGTGGGCCATCCTCACCGAGTACCGAGATGTGCTGGACACGTTGGCCGGTGAGCTGCTGGAGAAGGAAACCGTGGTCCGCAAGGATCTGGAGGAGATCTTCAAGGACGTGCAGCGTCGTCCACGATTGACCATGTTCGACGACTTCGGAGGCCGGATTCCGTCCGATAAGCCCCCCATCAAGACTCCGGGTGAGCTCGCCATCGAACGTGGTGAACCCTGGCCTCCTCCGGTCCCCGAGCCCGCGTTCAAGAAGGCCATCGCCGAGCAAGCGGCCGCTGCGGTGCCCACGAATGGCGCGCCGTCTGTACCGAATGGTCAAGGCGGTCAACCGGTTCCGCCAGGAAGCCATCCGGGTCAACCGTCGGGTACCAACTACGGCGCACCCGCGGGCTGGTACGCACCCGGCTGGCCTCCCCAGGGGCAGCCTCCGTACCCGCAGCCGGGTTATCCGCCGCAGGGACACGCTCCATACCCACCGCATGTCCCGCAGCCCTACCCGTATCCGGTGCCGACTCCGCATCAGCAGCCGGCTCCGGATGAGGGCAGCGAGAGCAAGAGCTGA
- the folE gene encoding GTP cyclohydrolase I FolE, whose product MNSPETAERNGQPAGHVFDQARAEAAVRELLLAVGEDPDRHGLVDTPARVARAYKEIFAGLYTDPDTVLNTTFDEQHDELVLVKSIPMYSTCEHHLVSFHGVAHVGYIPGKHGRVTGLSKIARLVDLYAKRPQVQERLTAQIADALVRKLEPRGVIVVVEAEHLCMAMRGVRKPGATTTTSAVRGQFKSDAASRAEVLDLMMRA is encoded by the coding sequence ATGAACTCGCCCGAGACGGCCGAGCGTAACGGCCAGCCGGCAGGTCACGTCTTCGACCAGGCGCGTGCCGAGGCGGCGGTCCGTGAGCTGCTCTTAGCGGTTGGTGAGGACCCCGACCGGCATGGGCTGGTGGACACGCCCGCCCGTGTGGCGCGCGCATACAAGGAGATATTCGCCGGTCTCTACACCGACCCGGACACGGTGTTGAACACCACCTTTGACGAACAGCACGACGAGTTGGTGCTGGTGAAATCGATACCGATGTATTCGACATGTGAACATCACCTGGTGTCGTTTCACGGTGTTGCACACGTCGGGTACATCCCCGGCAAGCATGGCCGGGTTACCGGACTATCGAAAATTGCTCGGCTGGTTGATCTTTACGCAAAACGACCTCAGGTGCAGGAGCGGTTGACGGCGCAGATCGCCGACGCGCTGGTGCGCAAGTTGGAGCCGCGCGGCGTGATCGTCGTGGTCGAAGCCGAGCATTTGTGTATGGCCATGCGTGGTGTGCGCAAGCCCGGGGCGACAACAACCACCTCCGCGGTGCGGGGCCAGTTCAAGAGTGACGCCGCCTCGCGGGCCGAGGTTCTCGACCTGATGATGAGGGCATGA
- the folP gene encoding dihydropteroate synthase translates to MIAGVTDTPALTHILGVVNVTDDSFSDGGQFVKQSDAVAHGLALASAGADIIDVGGQSTRPGATPIRQKIEMQRVIPVIKELASHGINVSVDTMRAEVVAAAVEAGANMVNDVSGGRADPEMAPLMASLGLPWILMHWRSKDFIHTPSAKNYGDVVVDVSRELMESVEVALKAGVSQDKLILDPGLGFAKTARHNWLLLQAIPDLQELGYPILIGASRKRFLGSLLTDLKGVERPADGRETATAVITALGALHEVWGVRVHDVTASMDALKVVRAWETGGVETIEEDEEEGREHLPEQQIEPEPTPAADIAQDEVTMEVTVRTVRPEPSKTAGGKWRREVAQRGTKGGSK, encoded by the coding sequence ATGATCGCCGGCGTGACGGACACCCCCGCACTGACCCATATTCTGGGAGTCGTCAACGTCACCGACGACTCCTTCTCTGACGGTGGGCAATTCGTCAAGCAATCGGACGCGGTGGCGCACGGGCTGGCGCTTGCGTCTGCCGGCGCCGACATTATCGACGTCGGTGGACAGTCGACGCGGCCGGGTGCGACGCCGATCAGGCAGAAGATTGAAATGCAGCGGGTCATCCCGGTGATCAAAGAGCTTGCCAGCCATGGGATCAACGTCAGTGTTGACACCATGCGCGCTGAGGTCGTGGCGGCCGCGGTGGAGGCGGGCGCGAATATGGTCAACGATGTCTCGGGCGGCCGGGCAGATCCGGAGATGGCCCCTCTGATGGCGAGTCTGGGCTTGCCATGGATTCTGATGCATTGGCGCTCAAAAGATTTCATACACACGCCGAGTGCGAAAAACTACGGCGACGTGGTTGTCGATGTATCGCGAGAGCTCATGGAGTCGGTAGAGGTCGCGCTCAAGGCTGGGGTTTCTCAGGACAAGCTGATCCTTGACCCGGGTCTTGGCTTCGCCAAGACAGCCCGTCACAATTGGCTTTTACTCCAAGCGATTCCGGACCTACAGGAGCTGGGTTACCCGATTCTCATCGGCGCCTCCCGGAAACGATTCCTGGGTTCTTTACTCACCGACCTCAAGGGCGTGGAGCGTCCGGCCGATGGGCGTGAAACCGCAACCGCCGTCATCACCGCGCTCGGTGCGCTTCATGAGGTATGGGGTGTACGTGTTCACGACGTCACAGCATCCATGGACGCACTGAAGGTGGTGCGCGCCTGGGAGACCGGCGGTGTAGAGACCATCGAAGAGGACGAGGAAGAGGGTCGCGAACACCTGCCGGAGCAGCAGATCGAGCCCGAACCCACTCCCGCCGCCGATATCGCCCAGGACGAGGTGACCATGGAGGTGACCGTGCGGACCGTTCGGCCCGAACCCAGTAAGACCGCGGGCGGTAAGTGGCGTCGTGAGGTTGCCCAGCGCGGTACCAAGGGTGGCTCGAAATGA
- the folB gene encoding dihydroneopterin aldolase, which produces MTDRIELRGLKVFGYHGVFEHERRDGQEFSVDITVWLDLDTAAATDQLTDTLDYGELAQRAAAIVSGPPRNLIESVAGAIADDVMTDARVHAVEAVVHKPDAPIPLTFSDVAVVARRSRRSRPGGSPQ; this is translated from the coding sequence ATGACCGACCGCATCGAGTTGCGCGGCCTGAAAGTATTTGGATACCACGGAGTTTTCGAGCATGAGCGCCGCGACGGCCAAGAGTTCTCGGTAGACATCACCGTCTGGCTGGACCTTGATACCGCGGCGGCCACGGATCAGCTGACCGACACGCTCGACTACGGGGAACTGGCTCAGCGGGCGGCCGCGATCGTGTCCGGTCCGCCGCGCAATCTCATCGAATCGGTTGCCGGTGCGATCGCCGACGATGTGATGACCGATGCCAGGGTGCATGCTGTGGAAGCGGTGGTGCACAAACCCGATGCGCCAATTCCGTTGACGTTCAGTGATGTTGCGGTGGTGGCCCGCCGTTCCCGGAGATCGCGGCCCGGGGGATCGCCGCAGTGA
- the folK gene encoding 2-amino-4-hydroxy-6-hydroxymethyldihydropteridine diphosphokinase: protein MTRAVLSIGSNLGDRLAHLQLVVDALGADVIGVSPVYQTAPWGPVPQSDYFNAVVIARGREPREWLEVAHRLEQSAQRVRVERWGPRTLDVDVISCRQDVDDTAAAIEILSEDVELTLPHPRAHERAFVLVPWLALDPEAVLTVEGRLRPVADLVEGLAEAERDGVRRVDDTLTGPAA, encoded by the coding sequence GTGACCCGCGCGGTGCTGTCTATCGGATCCAATCTCGGTGACAGGCTCGCGCACCTGCAATTGGTTGTCGACGCGCTGGGCGCGGATGTGATCGGGGTCTCCCCGGTGTATCAAACCGCACCGTGGGGACCGGTTCCGCAGTCTGACTACTTCAATGCCGTGGTCATCGCGCGGGGGCGTGAGCCGAGGGAGTGGCTCGAGGTGGCGCATCGCCTAGAGCAGTCTGCGCAGCGAGTACGTGTGGAACGTTGGGGCCCGCGAACTCTCGACGTTGACGTGATCAGCTGCAGACAGGATGTCGACGACACCGCGGCGGCCATCGAGATTCTCTCCGAGGATGTGGAGCTCACACTGCCGCATCCCCGCGCGCACGAGCGCGCCTTCGTACTGGTGCCGTGGCTGGCGCTTGATCCGGAGGCTGTACTGACCGTCGAGGGGCGGCTCCGTCCGGTTGCCGATCTGGTGGAAGGTCTAGCCGAAGCCGAACGCGATGGCGTCCGACGCGTGGATGACACCCTGACTGGTCCGGCGGCGTAA